In a single window of the Natronosalvus caseinilyticus genome:
- a CDS encoding AI-2E family transporter: MQRDRVLGRRIAVGSIVAALLLVVAHVALSFLGVLVFAVFLYYAVRPIYRTLERFNLPRRPRAILALVLFGVPFLVLITYTIAIIVIETQTLLEAYGVQDRFLNEVIAEIDVTGLDLDEIRNIVTDISSQASLGVVVLSLAGTVSVVSGAVVQLIIMVTLAYYMLIDGPRFVSWLLETYDESGVLRAYARAVDPELSMTLFGNIVNVFVTAIVGVVTFYTYNFFAPAAVDVPFPALIGALTGIGSLIPVVGIKLVYVPVIVLLAANAWATGDLSLLVPVGALAAVSAVVVDFIPDFFIRAHISGKQTHTGMLLVSYIVGPLVFGFYGLFLAPILLILVINAVSILLPYVLTGHPPGVRQARLTEYRGERLEAAKAERTEAEPAEAGRSGAEPAVSSDGSSDRQ; this comes from the coding sequence ATGCAACGCGACCGCGTACTCGGCCGTCGGATCGCCGTCGGATCGATCGTCGCCGCCTTGCTGTTGGTGGTCGCCCACGTCGCCCTCTCGTTTCTCGGCGTCCTCGTCTTCGCGGTCTTCCTCTACTACGCCGTGCGCCCGATCTACCGCACTCTCGAGCGGTTCAACCTCCCGCGACGGCCGCGGGCGATCCTCGCGCTCGTGCTGTTCGGCGTGCCGTTCCTCGTGCTCATCACCTACACGATCGCGATCATCGTCATCGAAACCCAGACGTTGCTCGAGGCTTACGGCGTGCAGGATCGGTTTCTCAACGAGGTGATCGCGGAGATCGACGTGACCGGCCTCGACCTCGACGAGATTCGAAACATCGTCACGGATATTTCCTCGCAGGCCTCCCTCGGCGTCGTGGTGTTGAGCCTCGCGGGGACGGTCAGCGTCGTCAGCGGCGCGGTCGTCCAGTTGATCATCATGGTCACGCTGGCGTACTACATGCTCATCGACGGGCCGCGATTCGTCTCGTGGTTACTCGAGACCTACGACGAGTCGGGCGTCCTGCGTGCATACGCACGCGCCGTGGACCCCGAACTTTCGATGACGCTCTTTGGCAACATCGTGAACGTGTTCGTCACGGCCATCGTCGGCGTCGTGACGTTCTACACGTACAATTTCTTTGCCCCCGCTGCGGTCGACGTTCCGTTTCCGGCGCTGATCGGCGCGCTCACCGGCATCGGGAGCCTCATTCCGGTCGTCGGCATCAAACTCGTCTACGTCCCCGTCATCGTCCTCCTCGCGGCGAACGCGTGGGCGACCGGCGACCTCTCGCTGCTCGTCCCGGTTGGCGCGTTGGCGGCCGTTAGCGCGGTCGTCGTCGACTTCATCCCCGACTTCTTCATCCGGGCGCACATCAGCGGCAAGCAAACCCACACGGGCATGCTCCTGGTCTCCTACATCGTCGGACCGCTCGTCTTCGGCTTCTACGGACTGTTCCTCGCCCCCATCCTGCTGATCCTCGTGATCAACGCCGTCTCCATCCTCCTCCCGTACGTCCTCACCGGCCATCCGCCAGGAGTTCGACAGGCCCGGCTCACCGAGTACCGTGGCGAACGTCTCGAGGCCGCAAAGGCGGAACGAACTGAGGCCGAACCAGCCGAGGCCGGACGATCCGGGGCCGAACCAGCCGTCTCGAGCGATGGGTCATCCGATCGCCAGTAA
- a CDS encoding cytochrome c oxidase subunit 3, producing the protein MDTSVARTQGRSSTTSAASNEPSERGTVRIQRTRRHVRAQQVIHISSTPPPHTRSDPPNAPDASGGGNDHDHTHHRSGWPIVSAAGAATLYVGFAFLALAFGVGTVPALLGLAVAVLGGGLLITGLFGWLRQAFLRHQDRSVADPEARRAYVTTMILFLATDLGTFGAGFIYYAFVRVGTWPPADLPPLLGSLVAVNTTLLLVSSVTFHVAHGFLERGRSRAFLGLLGLTVLLGVVFLAGQALEYYEFLVHEGFSITDGVFASAFYGLTALHGLHVALGVVLLSIVFVRGAQGQYGPERDTSVATVGLYWHFVDAVWLFLVATLYVGAVVSV; encoded by the coding sequence GTGGATACCTCCGTTGCTCGAACACAGGGTCGCTCGAGCACAACGAGCGCGGCGTCAAACGAACCAAGCGAACGCGGCACCGTTCGAATCCAGCGAACGCGACGCCACGTTCGAGCCCAGCAGGTGATCCACATCTCGTCAACACCGCCGCCACACACCCGATCGGACCCCCCGAACGCCCCCGACGCGTCCGGTGGGGGGAACGATCACGACCATACCCACCATCGCAGCGGCTGGCCCATCGTGAGCGCCGCGGGCGCAGCCACGCTGTACGTCGGATTCGCATTTCTCGCCCTGGCGTTCGGCGTCGGGACCGTCCCGGCTCTCCTCGGTCTCGCGGTCGCAGTCCTCGGCGGCGGACTCCTGATAACCGGGCTATTCGGCTGGCTCCGACAGGCGTTCCTCCGTCATCAGGACCGTTCCGTAGCCGACCCGGAGGCGCGACGCGCCTACGTCACCACCATGATCCTCTTTCTCGCGACCGACCTCGGCACCTTCGGCGCCGGCTTCATATACTACGCGTTCGTCCGCGTCGGAACGTGGCCCCCCGCCGATCTCCCGCCGCTGCTCGGTTCCCTCGTCGCGGTCAACACCACGCTCCTGCTCGTCAGCAGCGTCACGTTTCACGTCGCACACGGCTTCCTCGAGCGCGGACGAAGTCGAGCGTTCCTCGGCCTTCTCGGTCTGACCGTCCTCCTGGGCGTCGTCTTCCTCGCCGGCCAGGCACTCGAGTACTACGAGTTCCTCGTCCACGAGGGGTTCTCGATCACCGACGGCGTGTTCGCAAGCGCGTTCTACGGGTTGACCGCCCTCCACGGGCTCCACGTCGCCCTCGGCGTCGTGTTGCTCTCGATCGTCTTCGTTCGCGGCGCGCAGGGTCAGTACGGCCCAGAACGCGACACGTCCGTCGCGACCGTTGGGTTGTACTGGCACTTCGTCGACGCGGTCTGGCTCTTCCTCGTGGCCACGCTGTACGTCGGAGCGGTCGTTTCGGTGTGA